Proteins found in one Lycium ferocissimum isolate CSIRO_LF1 chromosome 6, AGI_CSIRO_Lferr_CH_V1, whole genome shotgun sequence genomic segment:
- the LOC132061243 gene encoding protein CANDIDATE G-PROTEIN COUPLED RECEPTOR 7-like, which translates to MEYLNYLRCLKLLQVLFIISSFKFSACEIKNTHIVDDSRQIILIERFGFAPDGHVTISLDHVSWRSDEPAAKLYPSSMGFCLVRDVSFPRLLNESMYTENFCVLSSKYVNLVFRFDKLGPDSSFSTSTTIDEPDEYNLIFGNCQKEFLVTMNVHTEMYNVNNNGEKDFLPAGQTPLPKFYFILFIVYFAFLGIWGFICFKQRKIVHKIHLIMAMLLVFKALKMICASEDKMYIRNTGKPHGWDVAFYIFGFLKGVTLFTVIVLIGTGWSFLKPFLHDREKKVLMFVIPLQVFENIASIVITEGGPVEKHWLVWNEMFLLIDVMCCCIVLVPILWSIKSLRQASKNDGKAAENLKKLTLFRHFYVVLIMYLYFTRFGIAMIESVVTYMNEWVNVVAAEGASFMFYMFIFYNFQPIEKNPYLAIHKDDDDEEEEEDDEDEEEEDA; encoded by the coding sequence ATGGAATATCTCAACTATCTTAGATGTTTAAAGCTCCTACAAGTATTGTTCATAATATCAAGCTTTAAGTTTTCAGCATGTGAAATCAAGAATACACATATTGTTGATGATTCTAGGCAAATAATATTGATAGAGAGATTTGGTTTTGCCCCTGATGGGCATGTAACCATTTCTCTAGACCATGTTTCTTGGAGATCAGATGAACCAGCTGCAAAGCTTTATCCTTCTTCCATGGGATTTTGCCTTGTTAGAGATGTATCGTTCCCACGACTCTTGAACGAGTCCATGTACACAGAGAACTTTTGTGTTTTATCTAGTAAGTATGTAAATCTTGTCTTCAGATTTGACAAGCTTGGCCCTGATTCATCCTTCAGCACATCAACCACGATCGACGAGCCTGATGAGTATAATTTGATATTTGGTAATTGCCAAAAGGAATTTCTTGTGACAATGAATGTACATACTGAAATGTACAATGTGAATAATAATGGGGAGAAAGATTTTCTTCCAGCTGGTCAGACTCCATTGCCTAAATTCTATTTCATTTTGttcattgtatattttgcgTTTTTGGGCATATGGGGATTCATTTGCTTTAAACAGAGGAAAATTGTTCACAAGATCCATTTGATCATGGCTATGTTGCTAGTTTTCAAGGCTTTGAAGATGATATGTGCTTCAGAAGACAAAATGTACATTAGAAATACAGGGAAGCCCCACGGTTGGGATGTGgcattttatatttttggaTTCTTGAAAGGTGTAACGCTCTTCACTGTCATTGTCCTTATTGGAACTGGTTGGTCTTTCTTGAAACCTTTCCTCCACGACCGCGAAAAAAAGGTTTTGATGTTCGTAATCCCCTTACAAGTGTTCGAAAATATAGCTTCGATTGTGATAACTGAAGGCGGGCCTGTTGAGAAGCATTGGTTAGTATGGAATGAGATGTTCTTGTTGATAGATGTTATGTGTTGTTGCATTGTACTTGTCCCAATTTTATGGTCCATTAAAAGCCTTAGACAGGCATCCAAGAATGATGGAAAAGCAGCTGAAAATCTCAAGAAGTTAACACTTTTTAGGCACTTTTATGTTGTCTTGATTATGTACTTGTATTTCACTAGGTTTGGGATTGCTATGATTGAAAGTGTAGTGACTTACATGAATGAATGGGTTAATGTTGTTGCTGCTGAAGGTGCAAGCTTCATGTTCTATATGTTCATATTCTACAATTTTCAGCCAATTGAGAAAAATCCATATTTGGCTATTCacaaagatgatgatgatgaagaagaagaagaggacgATGAAGATGAGGAGGAGGAGGATGCTTAA